A part of Miscanthus floridulus cultivar M001 chromosome 6, ASM1932011v1, whole genome shotgun sequence genomic DNA contains:
- the LOC136459377 gene encoding ruvB-like protein 1 isoform X4, whose product MRIEEVQSTSKKQRIATHTHIKGLGLDANGMAISLAAGFVGQAAAREAAGLVVDMIRQKKMAGRALLLAGPTATGKTALALGVAQEFGSKVPFCPMVGSEVYSSEVKKTEVLMENFRRAICLRIKENKEVYEGEVTELSPEEAESTTGGYAKSISHVIIGLKSVKGTKQLKLEPSVYDALIKEKVAVGDVIYIEANSGAVKRVGRCDSFATEYDLEAEEYVPIPKGEVHKKKEIVQDVTLHDLDAANAQPQGGQDILSLMGQMMKPRKTEITEKLRQEISKVVNRYIEEGIAELVPGVLFIDEVQMLDIECFSYLNRALESPLSPIVILATNRGICNVRGTDMTSPHGIPVDLLDRYWQSEHKWKRLISMKKVLLI is encoded by the exons ATGAGGATCGAGGAGGTGCAGTCGACGTCGAAGAAGCAGCGCATCGCCACCCATACCCACATCAAGGGCCTCGGTCTCGAC GCCAATGGGATGGCGATTTCGTTGGCGGCGGGGTTCGTAGGCCAGGCGGCGGCGCGCGAGGCGGCCGGGCTGGTGGTCGACATGATTCGCCAGAAGAAGATGGCCGGCCGCGCGCTGCTACTTGCGGGCCCGACCGCCACGGGCAAGACGGCGCTAGCGCTCGGCGTAGCCCAGGAGTTCGGCAGCAAG GTCCCTTTCTGTCCTATGGTAGGATCAGAAGTGTACTCCTCAGAGGTCAAGAAAACTGAGGTGCTGATGGAAAATTTCCGTAGAGCTATATGTTTGCGtataaaggaaaacaaagaagttTATGAAGGAGAG GTTACTGAACTTTCCCCAGAAGAGGCTGAGAGTACAACCGGTGGATATGCGAAAAGCATTAGCCATGTAATCATTGGCCTAAAGAGTGTTAAAGGGACTAAGCAACTGAAGTTAGAACCTTCAGTTTATGATGCTTTGATCAAGGAAAAG GTGGCAGTGGGTGATGTTATATACATCGAAGCAAATAGTGGTGCAGTGAAAAGAGTTGGTAGATGTGATTCTTTTGCTACAGAATATGATCTTGAAGCTGAAGAGTATGTTCCTATCCCCAAAGGTGAAGTCCATAAAAAAAAGGAAATAGTGCAG GATGTCACGCTTCATGACCTTGATGCAGCAAATGCACAGCCACAAGGAGGCCAAGATATTTTATCCCTTATGGGCCAGATGATGAAGCCACGAAAGACTGAAATCACCGAAAAGCTGCGGCAAGAAATCAGTAAG GTGGTAAACAGATATATTGAGGAAGGAATTGCAGAGCTTGTACCTGGTGTTTTGTTCATTGATGAG GTCCAAATGTTGGATATTGAATGCTTTTCTTATCTTAACCGTGCACTGGAGAGCCCTTTATCACCAATTGTGATACTTGCTACGAATAGGGGAATATGTAATGTAAG AGGAACTGATATGACAAGTCCACATGGTATACCAGTGGATCTTCTAGATAG ATATTGGCAATCCGAGCACAAGTGGAAGAGATTGATAtcgatgaagaaagtcttgcttaTTTAG
- the LOC136459377 gene encoding ruvB-like protein 1 isoform X2, with amino-acid sequence MRIEEVQSTSKKQRIATHTHIKGLGLDANGMAISLAAGFVGQAAAREAAGLVVDMIRQKKMAGRALLLAGPTATGKTALALGVAQEFGSKVPFCPMVGSEVYSSEVKKTEVLMENFRRAICLRIKENKEVYEGEVTELSPEEAESTTGGYAKSISHVIIGLKSVKGTKQLKLEPSVYDALIKEKVAVGDVIYIEANSGAVKRVGRCDSFATEYDLEAEEYVPIPKGEVHKKKEIVQDVTLHDLDAANAQPQGGQDILSLMGQMMKPRKTEITEKLRQEISKVVNRYIEEGIAELVPGVLFIDEVQMLDIECFSYLNRALESPLSPIVILATNRGICNVRGTDMTSPHGIPVDLLDRLVIIRTETYGPTEMIQALTYFGHNFYRIVPVQKFALIYVHCPLQILAIRAQVEEIDIDEESLAYLGEIGQQTSLSSYHLPD; translated from the exons ATGAGGATCGAGGAGGTGCAGTCGACGTCGAAGAAGCAGCGCATCGCCACCCATACCCACATCAAGGGCCTCGGTCTCGAC GCCAATGGGATGGCGATTTCGTTGGCGGCGGGGTTCGTAGGCCAGGCGGCGGCGCGCGAGGCGGCCGGGCTGGTGGTCGACATGATTCGCCAGAAGAAGATGGCCGGCCGCGCGCTGCTACTTGCGGGCCCGACCGCCACGGGCAAGACGGCGCTAGCGCTCGGCGTAGCCCAGGAGTTCGGCAGCAAG GTCCCTTTCTGTCCTATGGTAGGATCAGAAGTGTACTCCTCAGAGGTCAAGAAAACTGAGGTGCTGATGGAAAATTTCCGTAGAGCTATATGTTTGCGtataaaggaaaacaaagaagttTATGAAGGAGAG GTTACTGAACTTTCCCCAGAAGAGGCTGAGAGTACAACCGGTGGATATGCGAAAAGCATTAGCCATGTAATCATTGGCCTAAAGAGTGTTAAAGGGACTAAGCAACTGAAGTTAGAACCTTCAGTTTATGATGCTTTGATCAAGGAAAAG GTGGCAGTGGGTGATGTTATATACATCGAAGCAAATAGTGGTGCAGTGAAAAGAGTTGGTAGATGTGATTCTTTTGCTACAGAATATGATCTTGAAGCTGAAGAGTATGTTCCTATCCCCAAAGGTGAAGTCCATAAAAAAAAGGAAATAGTGCAG GATGTCACGCTTCATGACCTTGATGCAGCAAATGCACAGCCACAAGGAGGCCAAGATATTTTATCCCTTATGGGCCAGATGATGAAGCCACGAAAGACTGAAATCACCGAAAAGCTGCGGCAAGAAATCAGTAAG GTGGTAAACAGATATATTGAGGAAGGAATTGCAGAGCTTGTACCTGGTGTTTTGTTCATTGATGAG GTCCAAATGTTGGATATTGAATGCTTTTCTTATCTTAACCGTGCACTGGAGAGCCCTTTATCACCAATTGTGATACTTGCTACGAATAGGGGAATATGTAATGTAAG AGGAACTGATATGACAAGTCCACATGGTATACCAGTGGATCTTCTAGATAGGTTGGTGATTATTCGGACAGAAACATATGGCCCTACTGAGATGATACAGGCTCTTACTTATTTTGGGCATAATTTCTATAGGATTGTTCCTGTCCAGAAATTTGCATTAATCTATGTTCATTGCCCTTTACAGATATTGGCAATCCGAGCACAAGTGGAAGAGATTGATAtcgatgaagaaagtcttgcttaTTTAGGCGAGATCGGACAGCAGACATCTTTGAG TTCCTATCACCTGCCAGACTAA
- the LOC136459377 gene encoding ruvB-like protein 1 isoform X5, with product MRIEEVQSTSKKQRIATHTHIKGLGLDANGMAISLAAGFVGQAAAREAAGLVVDMIRQKKMAGRALLLAGPTATGKTALALGVAQEFGSKVPFCPMVGSEVYSSEVKKTEVLMENFRRAICLRIKENKEVYEGEVTELSPEEAESTTGGYAKSISHVIIGLKSVKGTKQLKLEPSVYDALIKEKVAVGDVIYIEANSGAVKRVGRCDSFATEYDLEAEEYVPIPKGEVHKKKEIVQDVTLHDLDAANAQPQGGQDILSLMGQMMKPRKTEITEKLRQEISKVVNRYIEEGIAELVPGVLFIDEVQMLDIECFSYLNRALESPLSPIVILATNRGICNVRYWQSEHKWKRLISMKKVLLI from the exons ATGAGGATCGAGGAGGTGCAGTCGACGTCGAAGAAGCAGCGCATCGCCACCCATACCCACATCAAGGGCCTCGGTCTCGAC GCCAATGGGATGGCGATTTCGTTGGCGGCGGGGTTCGTAGGCCAGGCGGCGGCGCGCGAGGCGGCCGGGCTGGTGGTCGACATGATTCGCCAGAAGAAGATGGCCGGCCGCGCGCTGCTACTTGCGGGCCCGACCGCCACGGGCAAGACGGCGCTAGCGCTCGGCGTAGCCCAGGAGTTCGGCAGCAAG GTCCCTTTCTGTCCTATGGTAGGATCAGAAGTGTACTCCTCAGAGGTCAAGAAAACTGAGGTGCTGATGGAAAATTTCCGTAGAGCTATATGTTTGCGtataaaggaaaacaaagaagttTATGAAGGAGAG GTTACTGAACTTTCCCCAGAAGAGGCTGAGAGTACAACCGGTGGATATGCGAAAAGCATTAGCCATGTAATCATTGGCCTAAAGAGTGTTAAAGGGACTAAGCAACTGAAGTTAGAACCTTCAGTTTATGATGCTTTGATCAAGGAAAAG GTGGCAGTGGGTGATGTTATATACATCGAAGCAAATAGTGGTGCAGTGAAAAGAGTTGGTAGATGTGATTCTTTTGCTACAGAATATGATCTTGAAGCTGAAGAGTATGTTCCTATCCCCAAAGGTGAAGTCCATAAAAAAAAGGAAATAGTGCAG GATGTCACGCTTCATGACCTTGATGCAGCAAATGCACAGCCACAAGGAGGCCAAGATATTTTATCCCTTATGGGCCAGATGATGAAGCCACGAAAGACTGAAATCACCGAAAAGCTGCGGCAAGAAATCAGTAAG GTGGTAAACAGATATATTGAGGAAGGAATTGCAGAGCTTGTACCTGGTGTTTTGTTCATTGATGAG GTCCAAATGTTGGATATTGAATGCTTTTCTTATCTTAACCGTGCACTGGAGAGCCCTTTATCACCAATTGTGATACTTGCTACGAATAGGGGAATATGTAATGTAAG ATATTGGCAATCCGAGCACAAGTGGAAGAGATTGATAtcgatgaagaaagtcttgcttaTTTAG
- the LOC136459377 gene encoding ruvB-like protein 1 isoform X1, whose amino-acid sequence MRIEEVQSTSKKQRIATHTHIKGLGLDANGMAISLAAGFVGQAAAREAAGLVVDMIRQKKMAGRALLLAGPTATGKTALALGVAQEFGSKVPFCPMVGSEVYSSEVKKTEVLMENFRRAICLRIKENKEVYEGEVTELSPEEAESTTGGYAKSISHVIIGLKSVKGTKQLKLEPSVYDALIKEKVAVGDVIYIEANSGAVKRVGRCDSFATEYDLEAEEYVPIPKGEVHKKKEIVQDVTLHDLDAANAQPQGGQDILSLMGQMMKPRKTEITEKLRQEISKVVNRYIEEGIAELVPGVLFIDEVQMLDIECFSYLNRALESPLSPIVILATNRGICNVRGTDMTSPHGIPVDLLDRLVIIRTETYGPTEMIQALTYFGHNFYRIVPVQKFALIYVHCPLQILAIRAQVEEIDIDEESLAYLGEIGQQTSLRIDLTVVFDITS is encoded by the exons ATGAGGATCGAGGAGGTGCAGTCGACGTCGAAGAAGCAGCGCATCGCCACCCATACCCACATCAAGGGCCTCGGTCTCGAC GCCAATGGGATGGCGATTTCGTTGGCGGCGGGGTTCGTAGGCCAGGCGGCGGCGCGCGAGGCGGCCGGGCTGGTGGTCGACATGATTCGCCAGAAGAAGATGGCCGGCCGCGCGCTGCTACTTGCGGGCCCGACCGCCACGGGCAAGACGGCGCTAGCGCTCGGCGTAGCCCAGGAGTTCGGCAGCAAG GTCCCTTTCTGTCCTATGGTAGGATCAGAAGTGTACTCCTCAGAGGTCAAGAAAACTGAGGTGCTGATGGAAAATTTCCGTAGAGCTATATGTTTGCGtataaaggaaaacaaagaagttTATGAAGGAGAG GTTACTGAACTTTCCCCAGAAGAGGCTGAGAGTACAACCGGTGGATATGCGAAAAGCATTAGCCATGTAATCATTGGCCTAAAGAGTGTTAAAGGGACTAAGCAACTGAAGTTAGAACCTTCAGTTTATGATGCTTTGATCAAGGAAAAG GTGGCAGTGGGTGATGTTATATACATCGAAGCAAATAGTGGTGCAGTGAAAAGAGTTGGTAGATGTGATTCTTTTGCTACAGAATATGATCTTGAAGCTGAAGAGTATGTTCCTATCCCCAAAGGTGAAGTCCATAAAAAAAAGGAAATAGTGCAG GATGTCACGCTTCATGACCTTGATGCAGCAAATGCACAGCCACAAGGAGGCCAAGATATTTTATCCCTTATGGGCCAGATGATGAAGCCACGAAAGACTGAAATCACCGAAAAGCTGCGGCAAGAAATCAGTAAG GTGGTAAACAGATATATTGAGGAAGGAATTGCAGAGCTTGTACCTGGTGTTTTGTTCATTGATGAG GTCCAAATGTTGGATATTGAATGCTTTTCTTATCTTAACCGTGCACTGGAGAGCCCTTTATCACCAATTGTGATACTTGCTACGAATAGGGGAATATGTAATGTAAG AGGAACTGATATGACAAGTCCACATGGTATACCAGTGGATCTTCTAGATAGGTTGGTGATTATTCGGACAGAAACATATGGCCCTACTGAGATGATACAGGCTCTTACTTATTTTGGGCATAATTTCTATAGGATTGTTCCTGTCCAGAAATTTGCATTAATCTATGTTCATTGCCCTTTACAGATATTGGCAATCCGAGCACAAGTGGAAGAGATTGATAtcgatgaagaaagtcttgcttaTTTAGGCGAGATCGGACAGCAGACATCTTTGAG AATTGATCTCACTGTGGTGTTCGATATCACAAGCTGA
- the LOC136459377 gene encoding ruvB-like protein 1 isoform X3, producing MRIEEVQSTSKKQRIATHTHIKGLGLDANGMAISLAAGFVGQAAAREAAGLVVDMIRQKKMAGRALLLAGPTATGKTALALGVAQEFGSKVPFCPMVGSEVYSSEVKKTEVLMENFRRAICLRIKENKEVYEGEVTELSPEEAESTTGGYAKSISHVIIGLKSVKGTKQLKLEPSVYDALIKEKVAVGDVIYIEANSGAVKRVGRCDSFATEYDLEAEEYVPIPKGEVHKKKEIVQDVTLHDLDAANAQPQGGQDILSLMGQMMKPRKTEITEKLRQEISKVVNRYIEEGIAELVPGVLFIDEVQMLDIECFSYLNRALESPLSPIVILATNRGICNVRGTDMTSPHGIPVDLLDRLVIIRTETYGPTEMIQALTYFGHNFYRIVPVQKFALIYVHCPLQILAIRAQVEEIDIDEESLAYLGEIGQQTSLS from the exons ATGAGGATCGAGGAGGTGCAGTCGACGTCGAAGAAGCAGCGCATCGCCACCCATACCCACATCAAGGGCCTCGGTCTCGAC GCCAATGGGATGGCGATTTCGTTGGCGGCGGGGTTCGTAGGCCAGGCGGCGGCGCGCGAGGCGGCCGGGCTGGTGGTCGACATGATTCGCCAGAAGAAGATGGCCGGCCGCGCGCTGCTACTTGCGGGCCCGACCGCCACGGGCAAGACGGCGCTAGCGCTCGGCGTAGCCCAGGAGTTCGGCAGCAAG GTCCCTTTCTGTCCTATGGTAGGATCAGAAGTGTACTCCTCAGAGGTCAAGAAAACTGAGGTGCTGATGGAAAATTTCCGTAGAGCTATATGTTTGCGtataaaggaaaacaaagaagttTATGAAGGAGAG GTTACTGAACTTTCCCCAGAAGAGGCTGAGAGTACAACCGGTGGATATGCGAAAAGCATTAGCCATGTAATCATTGGCCTAAAGAGTGTTAAAGGGACTAAGCAACTGAAGTTAGAACCTTCAGTTTATGATGCTTTGATCAAGGAAAAG GTGGCAGTGGGTGATGTTATATACATCGAAGCAAATAGTGGTGCAGTGAAAAGAGTTGGTAGATGTGATTCTTTTGCTACAGAATATGATCTTGAAGCTGAAGAGTATGTTCCTATCCCCAAAGGTGAAGTCCATAAAAAAAAGGAAATAGTGCAG GATGTCACGCTTCATGACCTTGATGCAGCAAATGCACAGCCACAAGGAGGCCAAGATATTTTATCCCTTATGGGCCAGATGATGAAGCCACGAAAGACTGAAATCACCGAAAAGCTGCGGCAAGAAATCAGTAAG GTGGTAAACAGATATATTGAGGAAGGAATTGCAGAGCTTGTACCTGGTGTTTTGTTCATTGATGAG GTCCAAATGTTGGATATTGAATGCTTTTCTTATCTTAACCGTGCACTGGAGAGCCCTTTATCACCAATTGTGATACTTGCTACGAATAGGGGAATATGTAATGTAAG AGGAACTGATATGACAAGTCCACATGGTATACCAGTGGATCTTCTAGATAGGTTGGTGATTATTCGGACAGAAACATATGGCCCTACTGAGATGATACAGGCTCTTACTTATTTTGGGCATAATTTCTATAGGATTGTTCCTGTCCAGAAATTTGCATTAATCTATGTTCATTGCCCTTTACAGATATTGGCAATCCGAGCACAAGTGGAAGAGATTGATAtcgatgaagaaagtcttgcttaTTTAGGCGAGATCGGACAGCAGACATCTTTGAG CTAA